The following coding sequences are from one Humulus lupulus chromosome X, drHumLupu1.1, whole genome shotgun sequence window:
- the LOC133804340 gene encoding uncharacterized protein LOC133804340 isoform X1, giving the protein MKTWREGTPLVVVGSSTQLTLMANYYLTMSMAPSPILTRSPLLPSSPSTASRFVKPLRCARVQQQQGWVCDIVVIYPDNGPVILKVEGGILCEPCNGRGWLVCEFCKGQKTNVKAENNRIYRRCPSCRAVGYVLCTSCKVYKCVTFPNYRDGDELSF; this is encoded by the exons ATGAAGACTTGGCGAGAGGGAACACCTCTGGTTGTCGTGGGGAGCTCAACTCAGCTCACTCTAATGGCAAATTATTACCTGACGATGTCTATGGCCCCGTCGCCGATACTAACGAGGTCACCACTTTTGCCGTCGTCTCCGTCAACGGCAAGTCGTTTCGTGAAACCTCTGCGTTGTGCGCGGGTTCAACAACAACag GGTTGGGTTTGTGATATAGTTGTTATATATCCTGACAATGGCCCAGTTATTTTGAAGGTTGAGGGTGGGATTTTGTGTGAGCCTTGCAATGGTAGAGGAtggttagtttgtgagttttgtAAAGGGCAAAAAACCAATGTGAAGGCTGAAAACAATCGGATCTACCGTCGATGTCCATCTTGTAGAGCT GTTGGATATGTCCTGTGTACAAGTTGCAAAGTATACAAATGTGTAACATTCCCAAATTATAGGGATGGTGATGAATTGTCCTTTTGA
- the LOC133804340 gene encoding uncharacterized protein LOC133804340 isoform X3 — MKTWREGTPLVVVGSSTQLTLMANYYLTMSMAPSPILTRSPLLPSSPSTASRFVKPLRCARVQQQQVEGGILCEPCNGRGWLVCEFCKGQKTNVKAENNRIYRRCPSCRAVGYVLCTSCKVYKCVTFPNYRDGDELSF; from the exons ATGAAGACTTGGCGAGAGGGAACACCTCTGGTTGTCGTGGGGAGCTCAACTCAGCTCACTCTAATGGCAAATTATTACCTGACGATGTCTATGGCCCCGTCGCCGATACTAACGAGGTCACCACTTTTGCCGTCGTCTCCGTCAACGGCAAGTCGTTTCGTGAAACCTCTGCGTTGTGCGCGGGTTCAACAACAACag GTTGAGGGTGGGATTTTGTGTGAGCCTTGCAATGGTAGAGGAtggttagtttgtgagttttgtAAAGGGCAAAAAACCAATGTGAAGGCTGAAAACAATCGGATCTACCGTCGATGTCCATCTTGTAGAGCT GTTGGATATGTCCTGTGTACAAGTTGCAAAGTATACAAATGTGTAACATTCCCAAATTATAGGGATGGTGATGAATTGTCCTTTTGA
- the LOC133804340 gene encoding uncharacterized protein LOC133804340 isoform X2 has translation MKTWREGTPLVVVGSSTQLTLMANYYLTMSMAPSPILTRSPLLPSSPSTASRFVKPLRCARVQQQQGWVCDIVVIYPDNGPVILKVEGGILCEPCNGRGWLVCEFCKGQKTNVKAENNRIYRRCPSCRACRLDMSCVQVAKYTNV, from the exons ATGAAGACTTGGCGAGAGGGAACACCTCTGGTTGTCGTGGGGAGCTCAACTCAGCTCACTCTAATGGCAAATTATTACCTGACGATGTCTATGGCCCCGTCGCCGATACTAACGAGGTCACCACTTTTGCCGTCGTCTCCGTCAACGGCAAGTCGTTTCGTGAAACCTCTGCGTTGTGCGCGGGTTCAACAACAACag GGTTGGGTTTGTGATATAGTTGTTATATATCCTGACAATGGCCCAGTTATTTTGAAGGTTGAGGGTGGGATTTTGTGTGAGCCTTGCAATGGTAGAGGAtggttagtttgtgagttttgtAAAGGGCAAAAAACCAATGTGAAGGCTGAAAACAATCGGATCTACCGTCGATGTCCATCTTGTAGAGCT TGCAGGTTGGATATGTCCTGTGTACAAGTTGCAAAGTATACAAATGTGTAA
- the LOC133805176 gene encoding uncharacterized protein LOC133805176 yields the protein MDRFMENKGDDENERNTAATKMTPTSAKEHRNQVCLDIGRFFLENGIPFNCARSPSYFNMLRSVGNYGRGLKAPTMHEMRTWILKEEEKTTSEIVNEIKATWKRTGVSLLSDGWSDMRNRSLINFLVNNLYGTVFLKTIDASDCVKDAQKLFELLDDVVEEIGEDIVIQVITDNASAYKTAGRLLMEKRKSLYWTLCAAHCIDLMLEKIGELPQHKNALLKAKRVSNFIHNHQWVLSLTRKFAKKDLLRPAVTRFAIAFLTLESMHQLKQPLQMMFVSKEWSSCAWAKKPEGKAVKKIIMNDNTFWPSVVYFIKTTKPLANVLRIVDGERTLAMRFIYDAMDEAKEKIAKNLDGDVSSYKEIWDIIDQKWKFQLHRDLHATAYYLNPRFRWSPNVSEHPEIKTGLYKCMDRLIKDQETYVKVDAQLDEYKYKRGLFGFRSSLTSYLTRPPVEWWDNFGDEVPELKSFATRVLGLTCLASACERNWSTFNQVHTKRRNRLSTKKMNSLVYIMYNKKLKHKFFKKQSRREEDDPLIVENVSSDDKWVANPNDEEDGDSRAIEVGGEIEIEDEGGSLAPRKRKRNQAPIEVNLDEEDEFEGGENDSEDGDDGRAIQFHESDDEESEEFLEIYCILFMI from the exons ATGGATCGATTTATGGAGAATAAAGGAGATGATGAAAATGAAAGAAATACCGCTGCCACAAAAATGACTCCAACGAGTGCTAAAGAGCATCGAAATCAAGTATGTTTAGATATTGGGAGATTCTTTCTTGAGAATGGGATCCCATTTAATTGTGCAAGAAGCCCATCATATTTCAATATGTTGCGTTCGGTTGGGAATTATGGTCGAGGATTGAAAGCTCCAACAATGCATGAAATGAGGACTTGGATactaaaagaagaagagaagacaacATCCGAAATTGTGAATGAGATCAAAGCAACATGGAAACGAACAGGGGTTTCATTATTATCAGATGGTTGGTCAGATATGAGAAATAGGAGTCTGATCAATTTTCTAGTTAACAATCTCTATGGGACTGTTTTTTTGAAAACTATTGATGCATCAGATTGTGTAAAAGATGCACAAAAATTGTTTGAATTGCTTGATGATGTTGTTGAAGAAATTGGTGAAGATATTGTCATTCAGGTGATCACAGATAATGCAAGTGCATACAAGACAGCTGGAAGATTATTAATGGAGAAGAGAAAAAGTTTGTATTGGACTCTGTGTGCTGCTCATTGTATTGATTTGATGCTAGAGAAAATTGGAGAATTGCCACAACATAAAAATGCTTTGCTTAAAGCAAAGAGAGTTAGCAATTTCATCCATAACCATCAATGGGTGTTGAGTTTAACAAGAAAATTTGCAAAGAAAGATCTTCTTCGACCAGCTGTCACACGATTCGCCATTGCCTTTCTAACTTTAGAAAGTATGCATCAATTGAAGCAACCACTACAAATGATGTTTGTTTCAAAAGAATGGTCAAGTTGTGCATGGGCAAAGAAACCTGAAGGGAAAGCTGTGAAGAAAATCATAATGAATGATAATACATTTTGGCCTAGTGTGGTTTATTTCATAAAAACCACAAAGCCCCTTGCGAATGTTTTAAGAATAGTTGATGGTGAGAGGACACTAGCAATGAGATTTATTTATGATGCTATGGATGAGGCAAAAGAAAAGATAGCAAAGAACTTAGATGGAGACGTGTCTTCATATAAGGAGATTTGGGATATCATTGATCAGAAGTGGAAGTTTCAATTGCATCGCGACTTGCATGCAACTGCATATTACTTGAATCCTCGATTCAGATGGAGTCCCAATGTTTCCGAGCATCCAGAGATTAAAACTGGTTTGTATAAGTGCATGGATAGACTCATCAAGGACCAAGAAACATATGTGAAGGTCGATGCCCAACTTGATGAGTATAAATACAAGCGAGGATTGTTTGGCTTCAGATCATCCTTAACATCATACTTAACACGTCCGCCTG TTGAATGGTGGGACAACTTTGGAGATGAAGTTCCAGAACTCAAGTCATTTGCAACAAGAGTTCTAGGTCTTACTTGTTTAGCATCGGCATGTGAACGTAATTGGAGTACGTTCAATCAAGTGCACACAAAGAGAAGAAATCGTCTGAGCACAAAAAAGATGAATAGTTTGGTGTACATTATGTACAACAAAAAGTTGAAgcacaaattttttaaaaaacaatcaCGAAGAGAGGAAGATGATCCTTTGATTGTTGAAAATGTGTCTTCTGATGATAAATGGGTAGCCAATCCAAATGATGAAGAGGATGGTGATAGTAGAGCAATCGAAGTTGGTGGGGAAATTGAGATTGAGGATGAGGGTGGAAGTTTAGCAccgaggaagaggaaaagaaaTCAAGCACCAATTGAAGTGAATTTGGATGAGGAAGATGAATTTGAAGGAGGAGAAAATGACAGTGAAGATGGAGATGATGGTCGAGCTATACAATTTCATGAGAGTGATGATGAAGAAAGTGAAGAGTTCTTGGAGATTTATTGcattttatttatgatttga
- the LOC133804340 gene encoding uncharacterized protein LOC133804340 isoform X4, with protein MKTWREGTPLVVVGSSTQLTLMANYYLTMSMAPSPILTRSPLLPSSPSTASRFVKPLRCARVQQQQVEGGILCEPCNGRGWLVCEFCKGQKTNVKAENNRIYRRCPSCRACRLDMSCVQVAKYTNV; from the exons ATGAAGACTTGGCGAGAGGGAACACCTCTGGTTGTCGTGGGGAGCTCAACTCAGCTCACTCTAATGGCAAATTATTACCTGACGATGTCTATGGCCCCGTCGCCGATACTAACGAGGTCACCACTTTTGCCGTCGTCTCCGTCAACGGCAAGTCGTTTCGTGAAACCTCTGCGTTGTGCGCGGGTTCAACAACAACag GTTGAGGGTGGGATTTTGTGTGAGCCTTGCAATGGTAGAGGAtggttagtttgtgagttttgtAAAGGGCAAAAAACCAATGTGAAGGCTGAAAACAATCGGATCTACCGTCGATGTCCATCTTGTAGAGCT TGCAGGTTGGATATGTCCTGTGTACAAGTTGCAAAGTATACAAATGTGTAA